One window of Diabrotica undecimpunctata isolate CICGRU chromosome 8, icDiaUnde3, whole genome shotgun sequence genomic DNA carries:
- the LOC140448635 gene encoding cytochrome c oxidase subunit 4 isoform 1, mitochondrial-like, producing MASTLLALTARAIRNVPKTSGQSAAMSSYARTLIGKREIVGFGYNGEPNYADRSDFPMPAIRWKEPSADTQALREKEKGDWKNLSLEEKKALYRASFCQTFSEFKAPTGEWKSVVGLGLVLLSGAFWIFYFFKGFVYSPLPITFDKEHREAQLRRMIDLQVNPVQGLASKWDYEKDDWKK from the exons ATGGCATCAACCTTGTTGGCTCTTACTGCAAGAGCAATAAGAAATGTTCCAAAAACTTCTGGACAAAGTGCTGCTATGAGCAGCTATGCCCGTACCTTAATTGGAAAAAGGGAAATAGTAGGTTTTGGATACAATGGAGAACCTAATTATGCAGATAGGTCAGATTTCCCAATGCCAGCTATTAGGTGGAAAGAACCCTCAGCTGATACACAA GCTTTGAGAGAAAAAGAAAAGGGTGATTGGAAaaatttaagtttggaagaaaagaAAGCTTTATATAGGGCTTCTTTCTGTCAAACTTTTTCTGAATTTAAAGCTCCAACAGGAGAATGGAAATCAGTTGTTGGCTTGGGATTAGTATTATTATCTGGagctttttggatattctatttCTTTAAAGGATTCG tgtacagtccTCTACCTATTACTTTTGACAAGGAGCACAGAGAAGCACAACTAAGACGTATGATTGATCTTCAAGTAAATCCTGTGCAAGGTCTTGCATCTAAATGGGACTATGAAAAGGATGATTGGAAGAAATAG